One Castanea sativa cultivar Marrone di Chiusa Pesio chromosome 4, ASM4071231v1 DNA window includes the following coding sequences:
- the LOC142632248 gene encoding uncharacterized protein LOC142632248 isoform X1, which translates to MLHGRVGEEGKRTRHMWTVPTRAIIASSATATDGSSSVTLCSSNSFCKDGRKISVGDCALFKPPQDSPPFIGIIRSLTLSKENKLKLAVSWLYRPAEVKLGKGVLLEAAPNEIFYSFHKDAIPAESLLHPCKVAFLPKGVELPSGISSFVCRRVYDITNKCLWWLTDQDYVNERQEEVDQLLYKTRKQMHATLQPGGRSPKPMSGPTSTSQLKAGSDSLQNSASSLPSQVKGKKRERGDQGSEPIKRERTTKIDDGDSNHTRLESNLKSEVSKITERGGLIDSDGVERLVQLMLPERNEKKIDLSGRSMLAGVIAATEKTDCLTRFVQLRGLPVFDEWLQEVHKGKIGDGSGPKDGDKTVEEFLLVLLRALDRLPVNLQALQMCNIGKSVNHLRAHKNLEIQKKARGLVDLWKKRVEAEMNINDAKSGSNQSVPWSARSRLPEVSHGGNRHSGMSSDVAMKSSVTQLSASKTTSVKIVQGESITRSASASPGSIKSVPSPTPVNTNLRDSQARNAVGNAADLPLTTARDEKSSSSSQSHNNSQSCSSDHAKTGGHSVKEDARSSTAGSMSGNKNSRHRKSINGFPGTAVSGAQREISSIKSSLHKNPASEKLSQSGLSLEKTLESPSIEGNSQKLIVKISNRSRSPAQSASGGSIEDPSIMNSRASSPVLSEKHDQFDRTLKEKSETCRANITSDVNTESWQSNDFKDVLTGSDEGDGSPAAVTDEERCRTGDDSKKLAEAKATSSSSGNEQKSENLQEASLRSINALIDSCVKYSERNASISIGDDVGMNLLASVAAGEMSKSDLVSPTDSPQRNTPAVEHSCTGSDPKVKSSPVDDLAQDQSQSNDGAGDEPEKQGVVSCNIGTKIVESTSVCSLSGEKPAGENHGHLSSSFMDFQQTVDPCVESDGKSTEITVAALMTSSPVSTIEKTMDIDGVKSLQEKKAVGEVNADAIPDVNEKTSCSLLNEDKFNVVSALEFKMEAAEGLDGGNQTEQKPPLSMMHMEDVKGTKEEVVVPSGGGKDTASEKVKDLKAEKIDEADARNHVSQAEKQRNEQESNGPTTSENRTSVGLASTVTDHDGEYVEENSESKTGHDHQVRPAPHMISPALTAQETEQPEMTRGPKRTGTEAVDTQECKSTNADATSMPAAGASDMDAKVEFDLNEGFTVDEGKFGEPNSLPAPSCSSAVRLVSPLPFPVSSVSSGLPASITVAAAAKGPFVPPDDLLKSKGELGWKGSAATSAFRPAEPRKAPEMPQGTANVPLPDAAAGKQSRPALDIDLNIPDERALEDLASRISAQEPGSSSVPTNNHDVARDGMIGSESVRGSGGLDLDLNRVDDASDMGNFSISNSRRMDVPLAQVKSQSGSAHNGAVSGRRDFDLNNGPLVDEVCAEPSPFSLHSRSGFSSQPSVSGLRMNNTEIGNFSPWFTSGSNYSAVPIPSIMPDRGEQSFPIVASGAPPRMLGTTGGGSPFSPDVFRGQVLSSSPAVPFTPSTFPYPPVFPFGTTIPLSSAAFPGGSTTYMDSSSGGKVCFPVRPQFLGLAGTVSSPYPRPYVVSFPDANNSSAESSRKWGRQGLDLNAGPGGLDLEARDETSLPPRQLSVSSSQSIADDQARMYQVAGGLLKRKEPEGGWDGYKQPSWQ; encoded by the exons GACGGACGCAAAATTAGTGTTGGTGACTGTGCTCTTTTCAAACCACCTCAGGATTCCCCACCTTTCATTGGAATAATTCGTTCATTGACTCTGAGTAAAGAGAATAAGCTAAAGTTAGCTGTGAGTTGGCTTTATCGACCTGCTGAAGTAAAGCTTGGCAAAGGCGTCCTGTTGGAAGCCGCGCCAAACGAAATCTTTTATTCCTTTCATAAGGATGCGATTCCTGCTGAATCGTTACTCCATCCGTGTAAAGTCGCATTCCTTCCTAAAGGTGTTGAACTTCCATCAGGGATTTCATCATTTGTGTGTCGGCGGGTATATGATATTACAAACAAGTGTTTATGGTGGCTAACTGATCAAGATTATGTTAAT gAACGACAGGAAGAGGTAGATCAACTGTTATATAAGACGCGGAAACAAATGCATGCAACATTACAGCCAGGTGGCAGATctccaaagccaatgagtggTCCAACATCAACATCGCAGTTGAAAGCTGGTTCAGATAGTCTCCAGAATAGTGCATCTTCCCTTCCTTCTCAagttaaaggaaagaaaagagagcGGGGAGACCAGGGCTCTGAGCCTATCAAACGAGAGCGTACTACAAAAATTGATGATGGGGATTCCAATCATACTAGACTGGAAAGCAATTTAAAATCTGAGGTTTCAAAAATTACAGAAAGAGGAGGGCTAATAGACTCTGATGGTGTTGAGAGATTGGTGCAGCTCATGCTGCCtgaaagaaatgagaaaaaaatagatttgtCTGGGCGGTCTATGCTTGCTGGTGTTATAGCAGCCACAGAGAAGACTGATTGCCTTACTCGGTTTGTGCAACTCAGGGGTCTTCCTGTATTTGATGAATGGCTCCAAGAAGTCCATAAAGGGAAGATTGGTGATGGTAGTGGCCCCAAGGATGGTGATAAAACTGTTGAGGAGTTTCTCTTGGTTTTACTTCGTGCTCTTGATAGGCTGCCTGTAAATTTACAGGCCTTGCAAATGTGCAACATTGGGAAGTCTGTGAATCATTTGCGCGCTCATAAGAACTTGGAAATCCAGAAGAAAGCAAGAGGTTTAGTTGACCTATGGAAGAAACGTGTTGAGGCTGAAATGAACATCAATGATGCGAAGTCTGGCTCAAATCAGTCTGTCCCCTGGTCTGCAAGATCACGCCTTCCTGAAGTTTCCCATGGTGGGAACAGACACTCAGGTATGTCGTCTGATGTTGCAATGAAGAGCTCAGTTACACAGCTTTCTGCATCCAAAACTACTTCTGTGAAGATTGTCCAGGGGGAGAGTATCACCAGGTCTGCATCTGCATCTCCTGGGTCCATAAAATCAGTTCCATCACCTACACCAGTGAATACTAACTTAAGAGACAGCCAGGCTCGAAATGCTGTTGGTAATGCTGCTGATCTCCCTCTGACAACAGCAAGGGATGAGAAAAGCAGCAGTTCTAGTCAGTCGCACAACAACAGTCAATCATGTTCTAGTGACCATGCTAAAACAGGGGGACATTCAGTGAAGGAGGACGCAAGGAGTTCTACTGCTGGTTCAATGAGTGGAAATAAGAACTCACGGCATCGAAAATCAATCAATGGCTTCCCTGGAACAGCTGTATCTGGAGCGCAAAGGGAAATAAGTTCAATCAAAAGTTCCTTGCACAAAAACCCAGCTTCAGAAAAATTATCACAGTCTGGATTGTCATTGGAAAAGACACTTGAAAGCCCCTCAATTGAGGGTAACAGTCAAAAATTGATTGTTAAGATTTCAAATCGAAGTCGCAGTCCTGCACAAAGTGCCAGTGGAGGATCAATTGAAGATCCTTCAATCATGAATAGCAGAGCTTCTTCTCCTGTGCTTTCAGAGAAGCATGATCAGTTCGATCGTACCCTGAAAGAAAAGAGCGAGACTTGTCGAGCTAATATTACTTCAGATGTGAATACTGAATCCTGGCAAAGTAATGATTTCAAGGATGTACTGACTGGGTCTGATGAGGGTGATGGATCCCCTGCAGCTGTTACTGATGAAGAGCGCTGCAGGACTGGAGATGACAGCAAAAAATTGGCAGAAGCTAAAGCTACTTCCTCATCATCAGGGAATGaacaaaaatcagagaatttgCAGGAGGCTTCTTTGCGCTCCATAAATGCCTTAATCGATAGTTGTGTTAAGTACTCTGAAAGAAATGCATCTATATCCATTGGTGATGATGTTGGGATGAATCTCCTTGCTAGTGTGGCTGCTGGAGAGATGTCCAAGTCTGATTTGGTTTCACCTACTGATTCTCCGCAAAGGAACACCCCTGCAGTTGAGCATTCCTGCACAGGTAGTGATCCCAAAGTTAAATCATCTCCAGTAGACGACCTTGCTCAAGACCAAAGCCAGTCTAATGATGGTGCTGGTGATGAGCCTGAGAAGCAGGGTGTTGTTTCCTGTAATATTGGGACAAAAATTGTTGAAAGCACATCTGTTTGTTCTTTGTCTGGGGAGAAACCTGCAGGAGAGAACCATGGTCATTTAAGTTCTTCTTTTATGGATTTTCAGCAAACTGTAGATCCATGTGTAGAAAGTGATGGAAAATCTACTGAAATAACGGTAGCTGCTTTAATGACTTCCTCACCTGTGAGCACTATAGAGAAAACTATGGATATTGATGGAGTCAAATCACTTCAGGAGAAAAAGGCAGTTGGTGAGGTGAATGCAGATGCCATTCCAGATGTAAATGAAAAGACAAGTTGCTCTTTGTTGAATGAAGATAAGTTCAATGTAGTTTCTGCTCTTGAGTTCAAGATGGAAGCAGCTGAGGGGCTGGATGGTGGTAACCAGACAGAGCAGAAGCCACCTTTATCCATGATGCATATGGAAGATGTGAAAGGAACCAAAGAGGAAGTTGTGGTACCTTCTGGTGGTGGGAAAGACACTGCTTCAGAGAAAGTAAAAGATCTGAAGGCTGAAAAGATTGATGAAGCAGATGCCAGGAATCATGTAAGTCAGgctgaaaaacaaagaaatgagCAGGAAAGTAATGGCCCTACAACTTCTGAGAATCGAACTTCAGTTGGTTTAGCTTCCACTGTCACTGATCATGATGGTGAGTATGTGGAGGAGAATTCGGAAAGCAAAACAGGTCATGATCATCAGGTTAGACCAGCTCCTCACATGATTTCACCTGCATTAACTGCACAAGAAACAGAACAGCCTGAAATGACTAGGGGACCTAAGAGGACTGGCACAGAAGCAGTTGACACACAGGAATGTAAGTCAACCAATGCAGATGCAACTTCTATGCCTGCTGCCGGGGCATCAGATATGGATGCAAAAGTGGAATTTGATTTGAATGAAGGCTTTACTGTGGACGAGGGAAAATTTGGGGAACCAAATAGCTTGCCAGCACCATCATGTTCATCTGCCGTTCGATTGGTTAGTCCATTACCTTTTCCTGTTTCCTCTGTGTCTAGTGGCCTTCCTGCTTCAATtactgttgctgctgctgcaaAGGGCCCGTTTGTTCCACCAGATGACCTGCTAAAGAGTAAAGGGGAACTTGGTTGGAAGGGATCAGCAGCCACTAGTGCCTTTCGGCCAGCTGAACCCAGGAAAGCTCCAGAAATGCCACAGGGCACTGCAAACGTCCCTCTTCCTGATGCTGCAGCTGGCAAGCAGAGTCGCCCTGCATTGGATATTGATTTGAATATACCTGATGAAAGAGCCCTTGAGGATTTGGCTTCACGGATTTCTGCTCAGGAGCCAGGTTCTTCATCTGTCCCAACAAATAATCATGACGTGGCACGTGATGGAATGATAGGTTCTGAATCTGTTCGTGGCTCTGGGGGACTTGATCTTGATTTGAACCGAGTTGATGATGCTTCTGATATGGGCAATTTCTCAATCAGCAACAGTCGTAGAATGGATGTTCCACTTGCGCAAGTTAAGTCACAATCGGGTAGTGCTCATAATGGTGCAGTGAGTGGCCGCAGGGACTTCGATTTGAACAATGGGCCTTTAGTTGATGAGGTGTGTGCTGAACCATCACCTTTCAGCCTGCATTCCAGGAGTGGTTTTTCATCCCAACCATCCGTTTCTGGCCTTAGAATGAACAATACAGAAATTGGGAACTTTTCACCATGGTTTACTTCAGGAAGCAATTATTCTGCTGTGCCTATTCCATCTATTATGCCAGATAGAGGGGAGCAGTCTTTCCCAATTGTTGCAAGTGGTGCGCCGCCAAGGATGTTGGGTACCACTGGTGGCGGCAGTCCATTTAGTCCTGATGTCTTCAGGGGGCAAGTGTTGTCATCTTCTCCAGCAGTGCCCTTTACCCCCAGCACTTTTCCATACCCCCCCGTCTTCCCTTTTGGAACCACCATTCCACTGTCATCAGCCGCTTTTCCTGGTGGTTCAACAACATACATGGATTCATCATCTGGTGGGAAGGTTTGCTTCCCAGTCCGTCCCCAGTTTTTAGGACTTGCTGGTACTGTTTCTTCTCCTTACCCTAGGCCGTATGTTGTTAGCTTCCCTGATGCAAACAACAGTAGCGCTGAGAGCAGTAGGAAATGGGGAAGACAGGGTTTAGACCTTAATGCCGGGCCTGGAGGATTAGACTTGGAAGCGAGAGATGAGACTTCTCTTCCACCAAGGCAACTGTCTGTTTCCAGTTCACAGTCCATAGCAGATGACCAAGCAAGGATGTACCAGGTTGCAGGTGGTCTTTTGAAGAGAAAGGAGCCTGAGGGAGGTTGGGATGGATACAAGCAGCCCTCGTGGCAGTAG
- the LOC142632248 gene encoding uncharacterized protein LOC142632248 isoform X2, whose amino-acid sequence MHATLQPGGRSPKPMSGPTSTSQLKAGSDSLQNSASSLPSQVKGKKRERGDQGSEPIKRERTTKIDDGDSNHTRLESNLKSEVSKITERGGLIDSDGVERLVQLMLPERNEKKIDLSGRSMLAGVIAATEKTDCLTRFVQLRGLPVFDEWLQEVHKGKIGDGSGPKDGDKTVEEFLLVLLRALDRLPVNLQALQMCNIGKSVNHLRAHKNLEIQKKARGLVDLWKKRVEAEMNINDAKSGSNQSVPWSARSRLPEVSHGGNRHSGMSSDVAMKSSVTQLSASKTTSVKIVQGESITRSASASPGSIKSVPSPTPVNTNLRDSQARNAVGNAADLPLTTARDEKSSSSSQSHNNSQSCSSDHAKTGGHSVKEDARSSTAGSMSGNKNSRHRKSINGFPGTAVSGAQREISSIKSSLHKNPASEKLSQSGLSLEKTLESPSIEGNSQKLIVKISNRSRSPAQSASGGSIEDPSIMNSRASSPVLSEKHDQFDRTLKEKSETCRANITSDVNTESWQSNDFKDVLTGSDEGDGSPAAVTDEERCRTGDDSKKLAEAKATSSSSGNEQKSENLQEASLRSINALIDSCVKYSERNASISIGDDVGMNLLASVAAGEMSKSDLVSPTDSPQRNTPAVEHSCTGSDPKVKSSPVDDLAQDQSQSNDGAGDEPEKQGVVSCNIGTKIVESTSVCSLSGEKPAGENHGHLSSSFMDFQQTVDPCVESDGKSTEITVAALMTSSPVSTIEKTMDIDGVKSLQEKKAVGEVNADAIPDVNEKTSCSLLNEDKFNVVSALEFKMEAAEGLDGGNQTEQKPPLSMMHMEDVKGTKEEVVVPSGGGKDTASEKVKDLKAEKIDEADARNHVSQAEKQRNEQESNGPTTSENRTSVGLASTVTDHDGEYVEENSESKTGHDHQVRPAPHMISPALTAQETEQPEMTRGPKRTGTEAVDTQECKSTNADATSMPAAGASDMDAKVEFDLNEGFTVDEGKFGEPNSLPAPSCSSAVRLVSPLPFPVSSVSSGLPASITVAAAAKGPFVPPDDLLKSKGELGWKGSAATSAFRPAEPRKAPEMPQGTANVPLPDAAAGKQSRPALDIDLNIPDERALEDLASRISAQEPGSSSVPTNNHDVARDGMIGSESVRGSGGLDLDLNRVDDASDMGNFSISNSRRMDVPLAQVKSQSGSAHNGAVSGRRDFDLNNGPLVDEVCAEPSPFSLHSRSGFSSQPSVSGLRMNNTEIGNFSPWFTSGSNYSAVPIPSIMPDRGEQSFPIVASGAPPRMLGTTGGGSPFSPDVFRGQVLSSSPAVPFTPSTFPYPPVFPFGTTIPLSSAAFPGGSTTYMDSSSGGKVCFPVRPQFLGLAGTVSSPYPRPYVVSFPDANNSSAESSRKWGRQGLDLNAGPGGLDLEARDETSLPPRQLSVSSSQSIADDQARMYQVAGGLLKRKEPEGGWDGYKQPSWQ is encoded by the coding sequence ATGCATGCAACATTACAGCCAGGTGGCAGATctccaaagccaatgagtggTCCAACATCAACATCGCAGTTGAAAGCTGGTTCAGATAGTCTCCAGAATAGTGCATCTTCCCTTCCTTCTCAagttaaaggaaagaaaagagagcGGGGAGACCAGGGCTCTGAGCCTATCAAACGAGAGCGTACTACAAAAATTGATGATGGGGATTCCAATCATACTAGACTGGAAAGCAATTTAAAATCTGAGGTTTCAAAAATTACAGAAAGAGGAGGGCTAATAGACTCTGATGGTGTTGAGAGATTGGTGCAGCTCATGCTGCCtgaaagaaatgagaaaaaaatagatttgtCTGGGCGGTCTATGCTTGCTGGTGTTATAGCAGCCACAGAGAAGACTGATTGCCTTACTCGGTTTGTGCAACTCAGGGGTCTTCCTGTATTTGATGAATGGCTCCAAGAAGTCCATAAAGGGAAGATTGGTGATGGTAGTGGCCCCAAGGATGGTGATAAAACTGTTGAGGAGTTTCTCTTGGTTTTACTTCGTGCTCTTGATAGGCTGCCTGTAAATTTACAGGCCTTGCAAATGTGCAACATTGGGAAGTCTGTGAATCATTTGCGCGCTCATAAGAACTTGGAAATCCAGAAGAAAGCAAGAGGTTTAGTTGACCTATGGAAGAAACGTGTTGAGGCTGAAATGAACATCAATGATGCGAAGTCTGGCTCAAATCAGTCTGTCCCCTGGTCTGCAAGATCACGCCTTCCTGAAGTTTCCCATGGTGGGAACAGACACTCAGGTATGTCGTCTGATGTTGCAATGAAGAGCTCAGTTACACAGCTTTCTGCATCCAAAACTACTTCTGTGAAGATTGTCCAGGGGGAGAGTATCACCAGGTCTGCATCTGCATCTCCTGGGTCCATAAAATCAGTTCCATCACCTACACCAGTGAATACTAACTTAAGAGACAGCCAGGCTCGAAATGCTGTTGGTAATGCTGCTGATCTCCCTCTGACAACAGCAAGGGATGAGAAAAGCAGCAGTTCTAGTCAGTCGCACAACAACAGTCAATCATGTTCTAGTGACCATGCTAAAACAGGGGGACATTCAGTGAAGGAGGACGCAAGGAGTTCTACTGCTGGTTCAATGAGTGGAAATAAGAACTCACGGCATCGAAAATCAATCAATGGCTTCCCTGGAACAGCTGTATCTGGAGCGCAAAGGGAAATAAGTTCAATCAAAAGTTCCTTGCACAAAAACCCAGCTTCAGAAAAATTATCACAGTCTGGATTGTCATTGGAAAAGACACTTGAAAGCCCCTCAATTGAGGGTAACAGTCAAAAATTGATTGTTAAGATTTCAAATCGAAGTCGCAGTCCTGCACAAAGTGCCAGTGGAGGATCAATTGAAGATCCTTCAATCATGAATAGCAGAGCTTCTTCTCCTGTGCTTTCAGAGAAGCATGATCAGTTCGATCGTACCCTGAAAGAAAAGAGCGAGACTTGTCGAGCTAATATTACTTCAGATGTGAATACTGAATCCTGGCAAAGTAATGATTTCAAGGATGTACTGACTGGGTCTGATGAGGGTGATGGATCCCCTGCAGCTGTTACTGATGAAGAGCGCTGCAGGACTGGAGATGACAGCAAAAAATTGGCAGAAGCTAAAGCTACTTCCTCATCATCAGGGAATGaacaaaaatcagagaatttgCAGGAGGCTTCTTTGCGCTCCATAAATGCCTTAATCGATAGTTGTGTTAAGTACTCTGAAAGAAATGCATCTATATCCATTGGTGATGATGTTGGGATGAATCTCCTTGCTAGTGTGGCTGCTGGAGAGATGTCCAAGTCTGATTTGGTTTCACCTACTGATTCTCCGCAAAGGAACACCCCTGCAGTTGAGCATTCCTGCACAGGTAGTGATCCCAAAGTTAAATCATCTCCAGTAGACGACCTTGCTCAAGACCAAAGCCAGTCTAATGATGGTGCTGGTGATGAGCCTGAGAAGCAGGGTGTTGTTTCCTGTAATATTGGGACAAAAATTGTTGAAAGCACATCTGTTTGTTCTTTGTCTGGGGAGAAACCTGCAGGAGAGAACCATGGTCATTTAAGTTCTTCTTTTATGGATTTTCAGCAAACTGTAGATCCATGTGTAGAAAGTGATGGAAAATCTACTGAAATAACGGTAGCTGCTTTAATGACTTCCTCACCTGTGAGCACTATAGAGAAAACTATGGATATTGATGGAGTCAAATCACTTCAGGAGAAAAAGGCAGTTGGTGAGGTGAATGCAGATGCCATTCCAGATGTAAATGAAAAGACAAGTTGCTCTTTGTTGAATGAAGATAAGTTCAATGTAGTTTCTGCTCTTGAGTTCAAGATGGAAGCAGCTGAGGGGCTGGATGGTGGTAACCAGACAGAGCAGAAGCCACCTTTATCCATGATGCATATGGAAGATGTGAAAGGAACCAAAGAGGAAGTTGTGGTACCTTCTGGTGGTGGGAAAGACACTGCTTCAGAGAAAGTAAAAGATCTGAAGGCTGAAAAGATTGATGAAGCAGATGCCAGGAATCATGTAAGTCAGgctgaaaaacaaagaaatgagCAGGAAAGTAATGGCCCTACAACTTCTGAGAATCGAACTTCAGTTGGTTTAGCTTCCACTGTCACTGATCATGATGGTGAGTATGTGGAGGAGAATTCGGAAAGCAAAACAGGTCATGATCATCAGGTTAGACCAGCTCCTCACATGATTTCACCTGCATTAACTGCACAAGAAACAGAACAGCCTGAAATGACTAGGGGACCTAAGAGGACTGGCACAGAAGCAGTTGACACACAGGAATGTAAGTCAACCAATGCAGATGCAACTTCTATGCCTGCTGCCGGGGCATCAGATATGGATGCAAAAGTGGAATTTGATTTGAATGAAGGCTTTACTGTGGACGAGGGAAAATTTGGGGAACCAAATAGCTTGCCAGCACCATCATGTTCATCTGCCGTTCGATTGGTTAGTCCATTACCTTTTCCTGTTTCCTCTGTGTCTAGTGGCCTTCCTGCTTCAATtactgttgctgctgctgcaaAGGGCCCGTTTGTTCCACCAGATGACCTGCTAAAGAGTAAAGGGGAACTTGGTTGGAAGGGATCAGCAGCCACTAGTGCCTTTCGGCCAGCTGAACCCAGGAAAGCTCCAGAAATGCCACAGGGCACTGCAAACGTCCCTCTTCCTGATGCTGCAGCTGGCAAGCAGAGTCGCCCTGCATTGGATATTGATTTGAATATACCTGATGAAAGAGCCCTTGAGGATTTGGCTTCACGGATTTCTGCTCAGGAGCCAGGTTCTTCATCTGTCCCAACAAATAATCATGACGTGGCACGTGATGGAATGATAGGTTCTGAATCTGTTCGTGGCTCTGGGGGACTTGATCTTGATTTGAACCGAGTTGATGATGCTTCTGATATGGGCAATTTCTCAATCAGCAACAGTCGTAGAATGGATGTTCCACTTGCGCAAGTTAAGTCACAATCGGGTAGTGCTCATAATGGTGCAGTGAGTGGCCGCAGGGACTTCGATTTGAACAATGGGCCTTTAGTTGATGAGGTGTGTGCTGAACCATCACCTTTCAGCCTGCATTCCAGGAGTGGTTTTTCATCCCAACCATCCGTTTCTGGCCTTAGAATGAACAATACAGAAATTGGGAACTTTTCACCATGGTTTACTTCAGGAAGCAATTATTCTGCTGTGCCTATTCCATCTATTATGCCAGATAGAGGGGAGCAGTCTTTCCCAATTGTTGCAAGTGGTGCGCCGCCAAGGATGTTGGGTACCACTGGTGGCGGCAGTCCATTTAGTCCTGATGTCTTCAGGGGGCAAGTGTTGTCATCTTCTCCAGCAGTGCCCTTTACCCCCAGCACTTTTCCATACCCCCCCGTCTTCCCTTTTGGAACCACCATTCCACTGTCATCAGCCGCTTTTCCTGGTGGTTCAACAACATACATGGATTCATCATCTGGTGGGAAGGTTTGCTTCCCAGTCCGTCCCCAGTTTTTAGGACTTGCTGGTACTGTTTCTTCTCCTTACCCTAGGCCGTATGTTGTTAGCTTCCCTGATGCAAACAACAGTAGCGCTGAGAGCAGTAGGAAATGGGGAAGACAGGGTTTAGACCTTAATGCCGGGCCTGGAGGATTAGACTTGGAAGCGAGAGATGAGACTTCTCTTCCACCAAGGCAACTGTCTGTTTCCAGTTCACAGTCCATAGCAGATGACCAAGCAAGGATGTACCAGGTTGCAGGTGGTCTTTTGAAGAGAAAGGAGCCTGAGGGAGGTTGGGATGGATACAAGCAGCCCTCGTGGCAGTAG